The segment CAGCTTTTTCGCCAGCCAGCGATATTCCCCGCGCAGGTAAATCATACCGTATGATGCACCAACTGTGTAAGCGGCCACGATCATTCCTTCTATTACTGAGCCAGGTTGATTGCTTAATAATACCCTGTCTTTGAATGTTCCGGGTTCGCCTTCATCGCCATTGCAGATAATAAACTTGGGAGTGGCCGCGTAGTTTCGGCAGGTATCCCACTTTTTCCAGGTGGGAAAAAAGGCACCACCCCTACCGGAAAGTTCTGAACGTTTTAACTGCTCCAATACTCCATCTTGTTTCAATGTTGCCAATTTTGCAACGGCTTCACCTCGTGTATAGGGTGCAAAAAATATCGTTCGATTATTAGCAGGTGTATACCGGATATTGTTTTGTGGAACATCATAAATCTCTGCCGCTGTCTTTCCTTCCTTTAGCTGATTGATAATTGCTTTCACCTTGAGCGCATTGAGGTTGGTGAAGGGATAAAAGTCAATAAGTGCGGCAGGTTCATGATCACTCAATCCGATGCAAGGTGTAGCAAATAAGCCAAACGTTCCGCTGGGATCTGTAAACCCTAAGCGTGCTCCTGTTTCACGTTCGAACGTTTCGCGTATGCGTTGGTATCCTTTTAGCTCGGCAATAACGCTGTTGTTCAGGTATATAGTGTGTTTACCTGCGGGTTTCAGATGGAAGAAGTGATAAAACGAGACGACACCCTCTATTTCAATGGCTGATAACTTGTGCTGATCGGCCAGTGCTTTAATTGACTCCTTTGTGATGTATCTATCGCGAAGTTGGTATTGCCATAATTCCGATAGGAGTTTTGAACGTTCTGGTTCAACCGCGAATAATTTTTGATGTAGGGCAGTGCTCATAAACAGTCCGTTAGCAGACTGTTTAAATTGAGCAATCCGGGGTTAATAATGAATGATAAAAGTCATGCAAACGATTTCCAAAAACTAATTTTTATCGCAGGGATAAGTGGAAAAATCATTCTATGATTTCGGTGGCAAACTCAACCTGATCAGGTTAAGGACAGCTACAGAGGCCATGCGAATGTTAATCATCCGGTCTTTGGAAAGCTGAAGCTTTCGGGTAACCGTTTGGTGTTTGTCGGAATAGGCAATCCACACGGTGCCAACCGGTTTTTCGGGTGTTGCACCACCGGGGCCTGCAATGCCACTGGTGGCAACCCCTATGTTGGTATTGAATTTTGCACGAACAATATTGGCCATTTCAATGATGGTGGGCTCACTTACGGCTCCGTATTTTTCCAAGGTTTCGGGCTTAACACCCAGTTGCCTCATTTTTATTTCGTAGGCGTACGGAATCATACTGCCTAGAAAATAATCTGAACTTCCCGGAACAGAGGTTATGAGGTGTGAGAGGTAACCGCCCGTACAACTTTCTGCAATGGCTATGGTTAGTTGGCGTTCGCGGAGTAAGTTTCCAATTACACTTTCTAAAGGCTCTTCGCCATAACCATAAATGTAATTATCGGTATACGGTTTAAGCTTATCCACCCATTCAGCAATTTCCAGTTTTAATTCTTCTACTGAATCGCCAATTCCGGTTAGCCTCAGTTTTACTTCACCGAGGCTTGGTAAGTAAGCCAACTTTATGTGCCCCGGTAATGATTTTTCCCATGGTGAAATTTTATCCGCAAGAAATGATTCCCCTATGCCGATTGTTTTGATTATCTGATGATGGATAACAGGTGTCTTGTATTTTTTTAACAACATAGGGATCACGGAATCCGTCATCATCTTTTTCATTTCATGTGGCACACCGGGCATCGACATTAAAACTTTGTCGCCCTTATTGAACCACATACCCGGTGCGGTGCCAAGGGTATTGGTTATTTTTGTACAAGCTGTAGGCAATGCAGCTTGCTGTCTGTTTAGCTCGGTGAGCTCCCGCCCGCGGCTTTTAAACAATTCGGTTATCTCAGCCAAAGCTTCCTGATTGATTTCCAACCCGCACTTAAAGTACTTGCATAAACAAGGTTTCGTCAGGTCATCGCTTGTCGGGCCCAGGCCACCGGTAATTAAAATAATATCTGCGCGGTTTTCAGCTTCAGCAAAGGCTGTGAGTATCTCCTGTTCAATGTCACCAACCGTTGTTCTGCGGATAACTTTTATACCGAC is part of the Cyclobacteriaceae bacterium genome and harbors:
- a CDS encoding competence/damage-inducible protein A, translated to MKKIFAEILAIGDELLYGQTLDTNSHWISGELDKVGIKVIRRTTVGDIEQEILTAFAEAENRADIILITGGLGPTSDDLTKPCLCKYFKCGLEINQEALAEITELFKSRGRELTELNRQQAALPTACTKITNTLGTAPGMWFNKGDKVLMSMPGVPHEMKKMMTDSVIPMLLKKYKTPVIHHQIIKTIGIGESFLADKISPWEKSLPGHIKLAYLPSLGEVKLRLTGIGDSVEELKLEIAEWVDKLKPYTDNYIYGYGEEPLESVIGNLLRERQLTIAIAESCTGGYLSHLITSVPGSSDYFLGSMIPYAYEIKMRQLGVKPETLEKYGAVSEPTIIEMANIVRAKFNTNIGVATSGIAGPGGATPEKPVGTVWIAYSDKHQTVTRKLQLSKDRMINIRMASVAVLNLIRLSLPPKS